In one Sphingobacterium daejeonense genomic region, the following are encoded:
- a CDS encoding ATP-dependent zinc protease family protein, with the protein MKGKKTIGRTEIIDLPELGLYNIHAKIDTGAETSVLHCEDMEVVKKAGHLYITAFIRPNEDSEKTLKLTFPVHRERTVKSSFGQSEIRYIFLTKIRMFNELYDIKLSFRNRSAMSYPMLLGRNFITGKFLVDVAKKKFSNEYHIKHIHSLSV; encoded by the coding sequence GTGAAAGGTAAAAAAACCATAGGTAGAACAGAAATCATTGACCTTCCAGAACTAGGTCTTTACAATATCCATGCTAAGATCGATACTGGAGCAGAGACCTCTGTTTTACATTGTGAAGACATGGAGGTTGTTAAAAAGGCTGGACACTTATATATTACCGCATTTATCCGCCCAAATGAAGACAGTGAAAAGACTTTAAAACTGACTTTCCCGGTTCATCGGGAACGCACTGTTAAAAGTTCTTTTGGACAATCCGAGATACGCTATATCTTTTTGACCAAGATTCGTATGTTTAACGAGCTATATGATATCAAATTGTCCTTTAGAAACCGCTCTGCCATGTCCTACCCGATGTTATTGGGGCGAAATTTTATCACAGGGAAATTCTTGGTAGATGTGGCGAAAAAAAAATTTAGCAACGAATATCATATAAAACACATACATTCGTTATCTGTTTAA
- the rimK gene encoding 30S ribosomal protein S6--L-glutamate ligase — MKIAVLSTNKSLYSTRRLVEAAVNRGHECEVIDHGKCYVGIQQGKPSIHYKGQDIAEVDAIIPRIGSSVTFYGSAIVRQFEVMGVISANPSQAITRSRDKLRCMQILSGAGLGLPITGFARTASNVDDLISMVGGAPLVIKLLEGTQGIGVVLAETKKAASSVIEAFYGLGNNILIQEYIKEAKGTDIRAFVVDGKVVGAMKRTAKEGEFRSNLHRGGTAEVVKLTRNEKETAIAAARAMGLTVAGVDMLPSARGPLILEVNSSPGLEGIEQATGKDIAGEIIKYLERQYEAKQLAKPVTTRRKIKKESNL, encoded by the coding sequence GTGAAAATAGCCGTATTATCGACGAACAAGTCATTATATTCTACCCGTAGATTGGTAGAAGCTGCCGTTAACAGAGGTCATGAATGCGAAGTCATTGACCATGGTAAGTGTTATGTAGGCATACAACAAGGAAAACCTTCCATCCATTATAAAGGTCAAGATATTGCAGAAGTTGATGCTATAATCCCTAGGATAGGCTCTTCAGTAACATTTTATGGTTCTGCGATTGTCCGCCAGTTTGAGGTTATGGGCGTTATTTCAGCTAATCCATCCCAAGCAATCACACGCTCTAGGGATAAACTGAGATGTATGCAGATTCTTTCTGGTGCAGGCCTTGGATTACCTATTACGGGATTTGCCAGAACCGCATCCAATGTGGATGATTTGATTTCTATGGTTGGAGGAGCTCCTCTAGTCATCAAATTATTGGAAGGGACCCAAGGTATCGGTGTCGTATTGGCTGAAACTAAAAAAGCTGCATCCTCCGTAATCGAAGCGTTTTATGGTTTAGGAAACAATATCCTGATCCAAGAATATATCAAAGAAGCCAAAGGAACTGATATTCGTGCATTTGTAGTGGATGGAAAAGTTGTGGGCGCAATGAAACGAACCGCAAAAGAAGGAGAATTTAGATCTAACCTTCACCGTGGTGGAACAGCTGAAGTGGTAAAATTAACCAGAAATGAAAAAGAAACTGCCATCGCTGCCGCTAGGGCAATGGGATTAACAGTAGCAGGAGTAGATATGCTCCCTTCTGCTAGAGGACCACTGATCTTAGAAGTAAATTCTTCCCCCGGCCTTGAAGGAATAGAACAAGCAACTGGCAAAGATATCGCTGGAGAAATAATCAAATACTTGGAAAGACAATATGAAGCCAAACAATTGGCCAAACCTGTCACTACAAGAAGAAAAATCAAGAAGGAAAGCAATTTGTAA
- a CDS encoding DUF2569 domain-containing protein encodes MEKSSKYLEDFKKIENNVTYILFASDDGKINLGDVSNFKFNIWVTLVFLFVAGLTVWFIWAKYNRSKPTGFINLEHAYEEKSIGGWLILVLIGSVISIAQTILMSFSADSPLNANQWELAKAYNIDNGPLYYIFLAIILVFNAIGLVFTIYTAILLFKRRDIFPQTFVFLRIGLFIMYIVMFIFIYLLNPSEFTLGNELGRSIWEMLFMILWCFYMIFSKRVKRTFTVPYKAETYPNESDEIEGNLAPNNDPKY; translated from the coding sequence ATGGAAAAATCAAGTAAGTATTTAGAGGACTTCAAGAAAATTGAAAACAATGTTACGTATATCCTATTTGCATCTGATGATGGCAAGATTAATTTAGGAGATGTATCTAACTTTAAATTTAACATTTGGGTTACCCTAGTTTTTCTCTTTGTCGCTGGTCTTACGGTATGGTTTATTTGGGCGAAATACAATAGATCCAAACCAACGGGATTTATCAATCTGGAACATGCATATGAGGAGAAATCCATAGGAGGATGGCTGATATTGGTGCTCATTGGGTCGGTTATTTCAATTGCTCAGACCATATTGATGTCTTTTTCAGCAGATTCTCCTCTTAATGCGAATCAATGGGAGTTGGCAAAAGCATATAATATTGATAATGGGCCGCTATACTATATTTTTCTAGCAATTATTCTGGTATTTAATGCAATTGGATTAGTATTTACTATTTATACAGCAATATTATTATTTAAGAGAAGGGATATTTTCCCTCAGACCTTTGTTTTCTTGAGAATAGGGTTATTTATTATGTATATAGTGATGTTTATTTTTATTTACCTATTGAATCCTTCTGAATTTACATTAGGAAATGAATTAGGCAGATCTATTTGGGAAATGCTGTTTATGATTTTATGGTGTTTCTATATGATTTTCTCAAAACGAGTTAAAAGAACTTTTACGGTGCCTTATAAAGCAGAAACGTATCCTAATGAAAGTGACGAAATAGAAGGGAACCTAGCGCCAAATAATGATCCAAAATATTAA
- a CDS encoding glycerophosphodiester phosphodiesterase family protein, with protein sequence MKKTYIALFTVIAIFQTASTYAQKLHKLNFKDVEEMYSYFKYVPGKKIISGHRGTIEDQMPENSIPSMQKVLQNTVAIFEVDPRLTKDSIPVMVHDATLERTTTGHGKVADFTWKELQGLKLKDHKGNPTKYKINTLDEMIKWAKGKTILNLDKKDLPMEMTAEIIRKHNAYAWVWVTVHNVEQAKFYLEKNPKQYMSMHIRTKEQLEAFKSSGLPYDRMIVYIGPEIKSSNQEFYDFFKEKGIMCMISTAPTYDKLPTGAERAEKYRAVFADGATVLESDMPIEVSKAIK encoded by the coding sequence ATGAAGAAAACCTATATTGCTCTTTTTACTGTCATTGCTATATTTCAGACAGCCTCTACCTATGCTCAAAAATTACATAAGTTAAATTTCAAAGATGTAGAGGAAATGTATTCTTACTTCAAGTATGTTCCAGGGAAGAAAATTATTTCTGGACATCGTGGAACGATAGAAGATCAGATGCCTGAGAATTCTATCCCATCGATGCAAAAAGTATTACAGAATACGGTGGCAATATTCGAGGTCGACCCTAGATTGACTAAAGACAGTATTCCGGTCATGGTGCACGATGCAACTTTGGAAAGAACAACGACAGGGCATGGTAAAGTTGCAGATTTTACTTGGAAAGAACTTCAGGGTTTAAAATTGAAAGATCACAAAGGTAATCCTACAAAGTATAAAATAAATACATTGGATGAAATGATCAAATGGGCAAAAGGTAAGACAATTTTGAATCTTGATAAGAAGGATTTGCCGATGGAAATGACGGCAGAAATTATCCGGAAGCATAATGCTTATGCATGGGTATGGGTAACTGTCCACAACGTAGAGCAAGCAAAATTCTATCTCGAGAAAAACCCTAAGCAATATATGTCCATGCATATTCGTACGAAGGAACAATTGGAAGCCTTTAAGTCTTCTGGATTACCATACGATAGAATGATTGTTTACATTGGACCTGAAATCAAATCATCCAATCAAGAATTTTATGATTTCTTTAAGGAAAAAGGGATCATGTGCATGATATCTACAGCTCCTACTTATGATAAATTGCCTACGGGGGCGGAACGAGCAGAAAAATACAGAGCTGTATTTGCAGACGGTGCAACAGTTTTGGAATCAGATATGCCAATTGAAGTCAGTAAAGCAATTAAATAA
- a CDS encoding histidine phosphatase family protein — MITICLLRHGETAYNADGNKYCGRTDIPLTEKGISQAERMNTLLQDFTFDQIFCSPLQRAKTTAEIASGTPEKVQVDERLIEVDFGQWEGKRSDDFIAEDPNSWYNWLSDPERFEAGRTGENAKQVIARLDSFYNELLDKYDGQTILVVGHNGVNRLFMAQQLGMPLKNYRKIVQENSALTLITLDKHKGFNLLKLNA, encoded by the coding sequence ATGATTACAATCTGTCTATTGAGACATGGTGAAACTGCCTATAATGCAGATGGAAATAAATACTGTGGCAGAACAGATATTCCTTTAACTGAAAAGGGAATTTCTCAGGCTGAAAGAATGAATACACTATTACAGGACTTTACGTTTGATCAGATTTTCTGCTCACCATTGCAGCGTGCAAAAACCACTGCTGAAATAGCATCGGGTACTCCTGAAAAGGTACAGGTTGATGAACGATTGATTGAAGTTGATTTTGGTCAATGGGAAGGGAAGCGTTCTGATGATTTTATTGCTGAAGACCCTAATTCTTGGTACAATTGGCTTTCAGATCCTGAAAGATTTGAAGCCGGAAGAACAGGTGAAAATGCAAAACAAGTGATTGCTAGATTAGATAGTTTTTATAATGAGCTTTTGGATAAATATGATGGTCAAACAATTTTGGTTGTCGGCCATAATGGAGTAAACCGATTATTTATGGCTCAGCAGTTGGGTATGCCATTAAAGAATTACCGAAAAATTGTCCAAGAAAATTCTGCATTGACATTGATAACATTGGATAAACATAAAGGTTTCAATTTGTTAAAATTGAATGCGTAA
- a CDS encoding FGGY-family carbohydrate kinase encodes MTDGCATQMASGAVKPGTWNTTIGTTLVIKGVTKSNVIDPLGRLYSHRHPEGYWMPGGASNTGADWISMEFSDGLDQLNESAEKLIPTAELAWPLWQEGERYPIMAPQARGFAPENLEREKLFAANLEGVAFIEKLAYEIIEELSSEKVEAVYSAGGGSNSDVWLKIRASVLNVPIYKCKEASGAFGAAIMAASNTYYNSLIEASDKMTAIEKEILPDQDLVEAYKIQYQEFKQKLTELKYI; translated from the coding sequence ATGACTGACGGTTGTGCTACGCAGATGGCTTCTGGAGCAGTAAAACCTGGAACATGGAATACGACGATTGGAACTACATTAGTCATCAAAGGAGTTACCAAAAGCAATGTTATAGATCCGTTGGGGCGGCTTTATAGCCATAGGCATCCAGAAGGTTATTGGATGCCGGGAGGTGCTAGCAATACTGGTGCAGACTGGATTTCCATGGAATTTTCGGATGGATTGGATCAACTGAACGAATCTGCAGAAAAATTAATTCCTACAGCTGAGCTAGCATGGCCTTTGTGGCAAGAAGGAGAACGATATCCTATTATGGCACCACAAGCAAGAGGCTTCGCTCCAGAAAATTTAGAAAGAGAAAAATTATTCGCAGCAAATTTGGAAGGGGTGGCCTTTATCGAAAAACTCGCCTATGAAATAATTGAAGAATTATCCTCTGAAAAGGTAGAAGCGGTTTATTCTGCAGGTGGTGGCAGTAATAGTGATGTATGGTTGAAAATTCGAGCATCCGTGTTAAATGTTCCAATATATAAATGTAAGGAAGCGAGCGGTGCTTTTGGAGCCGCAATAATGGCAGCATCAAACACCTACTATAATTCATTGATTGAAGCTTCAGATAAAATGACAGCCATAGAGAAAGAAATATTGCCGGACCAAGATTTAGTAGAAGCATATAAAATCCAATACCAGGAGTTCAAACAGAAATTAACAGAATTAAAATATATATAG
- a CDS encoding FGGY family carbohydrate kinase: protein MSKYFFGLDVGTQGARVVLVDENGELIASDSRKFQLTDKFREEQSPSVWWNDCEELLTGIIQNLPTYIDKQDIFAISVTSTSGTVIPLDSNNQPLHDAIMYSDPRSADQGQRIKAIAEKKIKNGYTGFNSSSGISKMLWFVETFPEKAEAISLWVHASDYLVGKLSGNYHTTDYTNVLKSAYDLEKLEWPNYVTEDIRIKDSWLQNVVPSGTVVGTLKTDLAEKMGFTGP, encoded by the coding sequence ATGAGTAAATATTTTTTTGGGCTGGATGTTGGTACTCAAGGAGCCAGAGTAGTTTTGGTAGATGAAAACGGAGAACTTATAGCCTCCGACTCTCGAAAATTCCAATTAACTGATAAATTCCGTGAAGAGCAATCTCCATCTGTGTGGTGGAATGATTGTGAGGAATTGCTGACTGGAATTATCCAAAACTTGCCAACATATATTGACAAGCAAGATATTTTTGCTATTTCTGTGACTTCAACTTCAGGAACTGTTATCCCTTTAGACTCAAACAATCAACCATTGCATGATGCCATTATGTATAGTGACCCTAGATCTGCGGACCAGGGACAACGGATAAAAGCAATAGCTGAGAAGAAAATCAAAAATGGATATACGGGATTCAATTCATCCAGTGGAATAAGTAAGATGCTCTGGTTTGTTGAAACATTTCCTGAAAAGGCCGAAGCTATTTCTTTATGGGTCCATGCATCGGATTATTTAGTTGGCAAGCTTTCCGGGAATTACCATACTACGGATTATACCAATGTCCTTAAATCTGCCTATGATTTGGAGAAGTTGGAATGGCCTAACTATGTGACTGAAGATATCAGAATCAAAGATTCTTGGTTACAGAACGTAGTTCCCTCTGGGACAGTAGTAGGAACATTAAAGACGGATTTGGCGGAAAAAATGGGGTTTACAGGACCTTAA
- a CDS encoding FGGY-family carbohydrate kinase codes for MIADEEEPLTKGGFIFNAPVSHQLTRGSFVFAILWDIACSIYENYKFLGAVSPHHESYIWACGGGVESRKLRQFIANLFGKSIKIRDTFRQASVLGAVFLCNDALGIKNVSPELLEEIHPQDHEEFEKLYQEWKNARKTFKQVAH; via the coding sequence TTGATAGCTGATGAGGAAGAACCTTTGACTAAGGGAGGTTTTATATTCAATGCTCCTGTATCTCATCAATTGACAAGAGGAAGTTTTGTTTTTGCTATCCTTTGGGATATTGCATGCAGTATCTATGAGAATTATAAATTCTTAGGTGCCGTTTCACCACATCATGAGTCTTATATATGGGCGTGTGGAGGAGGAGTTGAAAGTCGTAAGCTTCGCCAGTTTATAGCTAATTTATTCGGGAAAAGTATTAAAATCAGAGACACATTCCGCCAAGCTTCGGTATTGGGTGCTGTGTTTTTGTGCAACGATGCTTTGGGAATTAAGAATGTATCTCCTGAATTATTGGAGGAAATTCATCCCCAAGACCATGAGGAATTTGAAAAGCTTTATCAAGAGTGGAAAAACGCTCGAAAAACCTTTAAACAAGTAGCACATTAG
- a CDS encoding FGGY family carbohydrate kinase — protein MALKEAYLIVDIGTGNARVAVCAIDGEILSIKRENVHYETDSNYEDSIFFNPEGLWGQIIKLSKEALAESGEVQINAITATSQREGIVITDKDGDSLLGMPNIDHRGRKWEPSLKDKDLVYNLSGRYPTSLFSAFKLVGVREVYPELFEKIKCFMSISDWIQFKFSGIECYEHSQASETLLYDVENKAWSSDLLAQFNLSTEILPQLKDAGTILGSIKPDVAQEFGVNPQAVVVVGGGDTQLAIRSMEPSANDVVIVSGTTTPIIKIVDAYEKDSEQRTWTSRHIDANNFILEANAGVTGLELSAIKGDFSTQMKDTMSLKRIRGCDLFTMCCVFRFIDS, from the coding sequence ATGGCACTTAAGGAAGCTTATTTAATCGTTGATATCGGTACTGGAAATGCACGTGTTGCTGTATGTGCTATTGACGGTGAAATATTAAGTATAAAACGAGAGAATGTTCATTATGAAACGGACTCAAATTATGAAGACTCCATATTTTTCAATCCAGAAGGACTGTGGGGACAAATAATAAAATTGTCCAAAGAAGCATTAGCGGAATCTGGAGAAGTTCAGATTAATGCTATTACTGCAACTAGCCAAAGGGAAGGTATTGTCATTACGGACAAGGATGGGGATTCCTTGTTAGGAATGCCGAACATTGATCATCGGGGACGCAAATGGGAACCATCTTTAAAAGATAAAGATCTAGTCTATAATCTTTCAGGACGTTATCCAACATCTTTATTTTCTGCTTTCAAATTAGTGGGAGTGAGGGAGGTGTATCCAGAATTATTTGAGAAAATAAAATGTTTTATGAGTATCAGCGATTGGATTCAGTTCAAATTTTCTGGAATTGAATGTTATGAGCACTCACAAGCTTCTGAAACATTGTTGTATGACGTTGAGAATAAAGCTTGGTCCTCAGATTTGTTGGCTCAGTTCAACTTATCTACAGAAATATTGCCGCAATTAAAGGATGCTGGGACGATTTTAGGAAGTATAAAACCAGATGTTGCCCAAGAGTTTGGTGTCAACCCACAAGCTGTAGTTGTTGTAGGTGGTGGTGATACGCAATTGGCTATCCGTAGTATGGAACCTTCTGCTAATGACGTCGTGATTGTTTCGGGCACTACTACGCCGATCATCAAGATTGTGGATGCCTATGAAAAGGATTCCGAACAAAGAACATGGACAAGTCGCCACATCGATGCCAACAACTTTATATTGGAAGCAAACGCTGGAGTAACAGGATTGGAACTATCAGCGATTAAAGGAGATTTTTCTACCCAAATGAAGGATACGATGTCATTGAAAAGAATTAGAGGATGCGACTTATTCACAATGTGTTGCGTCTTTAGGTTCATTGATAGCTGA
- a CDS encoding NAD(P)-dependent oxidoreductase, producing the protein MKVLLTAPYENEKALNELKGLFDEVIYRSWKPHGRAYNPEELIALLQETQVDALISEHDEITEEVLRANPHLKFVGICRGTPSNINLDVATELGIPVFNTPARNAQAVAEMFIANVITLMRNTVPAIDWLEGKNWGEGAHTSYLQFKGNELAGKKVGMVGFGAVGQHIARMLVSFPCEIFYFDPYYEDPNSEYKKVELEELFSSCDVIGIHLPVTAETKGMIDKKYLSLLNKDAIFVNTARATVVNREDLLEVIESGQIRGAVLDVFYNEPPDDIDYKMILNKNVIATPHIAGATHEVEDHHAFIMNNNLREFFSQW; encoded by the coding sequence ATGAAAGTATTGTTGACCGCGCCTTATGAGAATGAAAAAGCATTGAACGAACTGAAAGGTCTTTTTGATGAGGTCATTTACCGTTCATGGAAACCTCATGGTAGAGCTTATAATCCTGAAGAATTGATTGCTTTATTGCAAGAAACGCAAGTAGATGCATTGATATCAGAGCATGATGAAATTACAGAGGAAGTATTGCGTGCTAACCCACATTTGAAATTTGTAGGGATCTGTCGTGGTACCCCCTCAAACATAAACTTGGATGTAGCAACTGAATTGGGGATTCCAGTATTTAATACCCCAGCACGAAATGCTCAAGCTGTAGCAGAAATGTTTATTGCCAATGTGATTACCTTAATGCGAAACACAGTTCCTGCAATAGATTGGTTAGAAGGTAAAAATTGGGGCGAAGGAGCCCATACTTCATATTTACAATTCAAGGGAAATGAATTGGCAGGAAAAAAAGTAGGAATGGTTGGGTTTGGAGCTGTAGGTCAGCATATTGCACGTATGTTGGTGAGCTTTCCATGCGAGATATTCTATTTTGACCCATACTATGAGGATCCAAATTCAGAGTATAAAAAAGTTGAACTTGAAGAGTTGTTTTCTTCCTGCGATGTCATTGGGATTCACCTTCCTGTAACTGCGGAAACTAAAGGTATGATCGATAAAAAATACCTCTCCTTGTTGAATAAGGATGCCATATTTGTTAATACGGCAAGAGCAACCGTAGTTAATAGAGAAGATCTATTGGAGGTCATCGAAAGTGGACAAATCCGAGGTGCTGTATTGGATGTGTTTTATAACGAACCACCTGATGATATTGACTATAAAATGATCTTGAACAAAAATGTTATTGCAACACCTCATATTGCAGGTGCTACGCATGAAGTTGAAGATCATCATGCCTTTATTATGAACAATAATTTACGTGAATTTTTTTCACAATGGTAA
- a CDS encoding MFS transporter yields the protein MAEHGFNTKEWLQIWGTIFTSNIAFNLIFGFVGDRLGWQRTIMWFGGVGCAITTVLFYYSPIWFGGAYWAVMIAGIAWGGLLAGYVPLSALVPSLVKEDKGAAMAILNLGAGLPVFVGPAIVGLLIGTIGSEGVIWVLAGLYLVSAVLTKFITIPEEIRESTEEVNIV from the coding sequence ATGGCAGAGCATGGATTTAATACCAAGGAATGGTTACAGATTTGGGGCACCATTTTCACGAGCAATATAGCCTTTAATTTAATTTTCGGATTTGTTGGGGATCGACTAGGATGGCAGCGCACTATTATGTGGTTTGGCGGTGTTGGCTGTGCGATTACGACTGTTTTGTTCTATTATTCTCCGATTTGGTTTGGAGGAGCCTATTGGGCGGTAATGATTGCAGGGATTGCTTGGGGCGGTCTTTTGGCTGGATACGTTCCATTGTCTGCATTAGTGCCTTCTCTTGTAAAAGAAGATAAAGGTGCCGCCATGGCTATCTTGAATCTTGGTGCAGGATTACCCGTATTTGTTGGTCCTGCAATCGTCGGACTATTAATCGGAACAATAGGTAGTGAAGGAGTAATTTGGGTATTGGCTGGCCTATACCTAGTCAGTGCTGTACTGACAAAATTTATTACGATTCCTGAAGAAATAAGGGAATCAACTGAAGAAGTAAATATAGTTTAG
- a CDS encoding MFS transporter: MAQNNLMDKLGIPSHLKWGYLGILIFMMGDGVEQGWLSPYLTEHGMSIEQSAALFTVYGITIAISSWFSGVLAESYGPRKSMLMGLILYLIGTIGFVGQGMAKLDYNAMLLFYAIRGFGYPLFAYSFMVWINYRTPKNMLGRAVGWFWFVFTGGLNVLGAYYSSWALERIGYENTLWSSIIWVLIGAFFALILNRDKFETKASRGSKVQELVNGLTIVKKEPKVLIGGIVRVNQYHSSICVSSFPADVYGRAWI; this comes from the coding sequence ATGGCACAGAACAATTTAATGGATAAGCTAGGTATACCAAGTCATTTAAAATGGGGTTACTTAGGTATCCTTATTTTCATGATGGGTGATGGTGTTGAACAGGGCTGGTTAAGTCCTTACCTGACCGAGCATGGGATGAGTATCGAGCAATCAGCGGCACTGTTTACGGTCTATGGAATCACCATTGCAATTTCCTCATGGTTTTCAGGGGTATTGGCAGAAAGCTATGGTCCGCGGAAATCCATGTTGATGGGGTTGATTTTATATCTCATTGGTACGATTGGTTTTGTGGGGCAAGGGATGGCCAAACTGGATTACAATGCGATGCTGTTATTTTATGCCATTAGAGGGTTTGGATATCCATTATTTGCCTATTCATTTATGGTATGGATCAATTATCGCACTCCCAAAAATATGTTGGGCAGAGCCGTTGGTTGGTTCTGGTTTGTGTTTACCGGAGGATTAAATGTATTAGGGGCCTACTATTCTAGTTGGGCATTGGAAAGAATTGGCTATGAAAATACACTTTGGTCATCTATTATATGGGTCTTGATCGGAGCATTCTTCGCACTTATTTTAAATCGAGATAAATTCGAAACGAAGGCGTCCAGAGGCTCAAAAGTTCAGGAATTGGTGAATGGACTGACCATTGTAAAGAAAGAACCCAAAGTATTGATTGGGGGGATTGTTCGAGTAAATCAATACCACAGCTCAATTTGCGTTTCCAGTTTTCCTGCCGATGTATATGGCAGAGCATGGATTTAA
- a CDS encoding endonuclease/exonuclease/phosphatase family protein codes for MKQSGKSNRRDFFRKAGLLAALPLVGKLELPAAEIGSKGSTIKVLTCNIRVDLEEDAAKGLGWKDRREACLTIIRNQKADLIGFQEVLKGQFLDLKEQLTDYFAFGFDGPEMDQFKEGYHGIAKNPILFSKKRFELLAAGAYWLSETPLKAGSISWGSARARNACWVRLLDKKTKREIRLTNLHLDHVSNEAKEGQIKVVLDEASQYQPDFPQIITGDFNVGMESKVYQDIMGAGWKDSFVQANGPEKPQGTTHGFKGEDPARKKSKKIDFVFVNGPLQGIESHIIKDSYKGRLPSDHYFVSAVLAYQ; via the coding sequence ATGAAGCAATCCGGTAAATCAAATCGAAGAGACTTCTTTAGAAAAGCAGGCTTGTTGGCTGCGCTTCCTTTAGTTGGTAAACTTGAGCTTCCTGCAGCAGAAATTGGAAGTAAGGGCAGTACAATCAAGGTGTTGACTTGTAATATCCGTGTGGATTTAGAAGAAGATGCCGCAAAAGGTTTGGGCTGGAAAGACAGAAGAGAAGCGTGCTTAACCATTATCAGAAATCAAAAGGCTGATTTAATAGGATTTCAAGAAGTGTTAAAAGGTCAATTCCTTGATCTTAAGGAGCAATTGACTGATTATTTTGCATTTGGATTTGATGGGCCTGAGATGGATCAGTTTAAAGAAGGGTACCATGGGATTGCTAAAAATCCAATCCTATTTTCTAAAAAGAGGTTTGAATTATTGGCCGCCGGAGCCTATTGGTTATCAGAAACACCTCTAAAGGCCGGCAGTATTTCATGGGGATCTGCTCGAGCAAGAAATGCTTGCTGGGTAAGGCTTTTGGATAAGAAAACCAAGCGTGAAATAAGATTGACCAACCTTCATCTGGACCATGTCAGCAATGAGGCTAAGGAAGGCCAAATAAAAGTTGTTTTAGATGAAGCCAGCCAATATCAACCAGATTTTCCACAGATTATTACAGGTGATTTTAATGTGGGAATGGAGTCAAAGGTCTATCAAGATATAATGGGTGCTGGATGGAAAGATTCATTTGTTCAAGCAAATGGTCCGGAAAAACCTCAAGGAACAACCCATGGATTTAAAGGTGAAGATCCCGCCAGAAAGAAATCAAAGAAAATTGATTTTGTTTTTGTTAATGGACCACTCCAAGGAATAGAAAGCCATATCATTAAAGACAGCTATAAAGGAAGGTTGCCTAGTGACCATTATTTTGTTAGTGCTGTCTTAGCATATCAATAG